GGCGTGCAGGTCGGCGAGCGCGTCGACCGCGGCTTCGCCGATGCGGCGCCGGACGGCGGGGTCGTCGGCGATCTCGTCCGGCATGGTGCGGCGTACGACGATGCCGCGGCGCCGCTCCATGACGAAGAACGGCGCCCCGATGACCGCCGGGTCCTCGCAGAGCGCGTACACGCGCGGCGCGGGCGCGTAGTACGGCCCGAGCGCGGCCAGCGCGCGGTACTCGCGCACCATGTCGTGCGAGCGCGGCGCCACGGGACCGAGCGGCGGCCGGCGCAGCACGTACTCACGGTCGCCGTAGCGCAGGAGGTAGGTGAGGTTCGCGTGACCGCCGGGGAATTGCAGGATGTCGAGTGGCCGGTCGCTCTCCGGGAGCTTGCCGCGCAGATAGGAAGCGACGACGTTCGCGTCGAGCTCCTCGTCCGGTCGAACCGGCGCGACGTCCGACGACTCGCTCACGGCCGTCGACCGGTCACGCGCCGTAACGCGCGATCGCGAGCTGCACGATCTCGGTGATGAGATCGCAGTGGGACCGTCCGGACTTCTTTGCGGCCTTCGCCAGCTCCGCGGTCGAGAGCAGCCAGGGGTTCGGGTTGCACTCGATGACGTGCGCCTTGCCCTCGGCGTCGAGGCGAATGTCGATACGGCCGTAGTCGCGCAGGCGCAGCGCCTGGTACGCGGCGATCGCGGTCTGCTCGATCTCGGCCTCGACCTCGTCGTCGAGATCGTCGGGAAAGAAGGGCTGCGTCCGCCGGTAGACCTCGGTGCCTTCCTCCCACTTCACCTCGGTGCCGGCGATGCGGGGCGTACCTTCCGGCAGCTGCGACAGGTCGAGCTCCACGATCGGCAGCGCCTCGGGGTCCTGGTTGCCGAGCACGGCCACGTAGATCTCGCGGCCCTCGATGTACTCCTCGATGAGGACGGGCCCGTCGAAGTCGGCGTGCACCTGGTCGATGCGCTCCATCAGCTCCTTCAGACTCCCGACGACGGCGCTGAAGCGGATGCCGATCGACCCGTCCTCGAGCCCGGGCTTCACGATCACCGGGAAGTGGATGTCGTGCGCCCACTCGAGCCGGCCGCGATGCCCGGTCATGAACGACGGCGTCCGGATGCCGTGGAACGCGAAGATCTTCTTCGCGAGCGCCTTGTCCTGGGCGAGGAAGAGTCCCTGCGGTCCGGCGCCCGTGTAGCGCCGGCCGACGAGCTCGAGATAGGCGGCGACGTGCATCTCCTTCGTGTCGTCGCCCGCGTAGGACTCGGTGAGGTTGAAGTAGAGGTCGGCGCGCTCGGTCGCGAGCGAGTGCAGCGAGTCCGGGGTGCCGTCGAGCGTGTGATAGAAGGGCTCGTGTCCCGTCTTCTTCAGAGCGTCGTAGATTTCTTCGTGATCGTGCTTGGGACGGCGCCGCTTGCGACGTGACGACTTCGCCTCGGCCGCTTCCTCCGCCCCGCTGTCCGTTGCGTCGTACACGACGCCCACGCGCAGCTTTGGCATTGGCGGACCGTATCGCGACGCCCCGTGAAAAAAAAGCGGAAAGTCGATGTGCGGCGCGTGTCAGCGGCGCTTCGGCGCTACCAGCACGGCGGCCACGGCCCACACGCCGAATACGAACCCGAGCCCGAGCCAGAGCCGTGGCGGATGGCCGTTGTTGCGCGCGACGATGCGGCAGACGATGGCGTCGCAGGTATTCACCAGCAACGCGGTGGCGACGAGCGTCGGCCAATCGAGCGGCGTCGCGGTGACGAGACGGAGGCCGGTGAGCCAGCCGAGCGCGGTGTGGAGGGAATCGAGCACGATCGACGCGCTTTCTTGACCGCGAAAGCGCGCCACTATAAACGGCGGCCTTTCCGCTGACAATCGGGAGGAGCAGAGATGGCGCGACGTGAAGCGACGCTCCTTTCCTGGATCGTCGAGATGGGCGAGGCGAGGCTCCTGCAGTTCGCCGAGGAGCTGCTCGCGAATCCCAAGATGGCCGAGGCGTTCTCGTCCGCGCTGCAGCGTGCGGCCAAGACCAAGGGACAGGTCGATCGAAACATGCAGATGGTGCTCGGACTGCTGAATCTGCCGTCGAAGGCCGACTACAATCGGCTGCTGTCGAAAATCGAGGCACTGCAGGGCAGCCTGGTCAACCTCAACATCAAGGTCGACCGCCTGCTCGCGGAACGCGACCGGCCGAAGCCGCGGCGACGGCCGTCCGCCAAGTCCGAAGCCGCGTCGAGCTGAGCCGGGACCGCGTCTCGCGGACGCGGCCGTCGGGTGGCGCTGGGCGACGCCCGCGCCCGCCTCGCCGCGTCAGCCCCGCGGGCCGAAGGTCTCGCTCAGCCCGACGAGGCGCGCGAGCGAACTCGGCTCCTCGGGCGCGAGCGGGATCTCGACGACGAGCGCGTCCGGCGCCGCCGCCCGCAGGCGCTCGATCTCGGCGCGCTCGGCGCGCACGAGCGCGGTGAAGCGACGGTGCAACGTGGCCAGCTTCTTCCCGAGCGCGAGATCGGCCCGCTCCGCGCCCTGGACGTCGGGAAAGGGGGGATGGCCGAGCAGGCTCGGTGGCAGCACGCGGTTCACGACGAAGCCGGCGAACGGCAACCCGGCGCGCACGAGCTCGCGGTGGAACGCGATGGTCTCGGCGACGCGCGCGCTCTCGGGCGTCGTCACCAGGACGAAGGATGTCTCGGGCGCGCGCAGGAAGCGCGCGACGCTCGCGGCGCGCTCCTGGAATCCCGCCGAGAACTCCTCGAGGCCGCCGACGAATTCCGCGACGTCGCGCAGCAGCTCGAAGCCGGTGAAGCGCTCGAGGCCGCGCAGCACCGCGCCGAGCGCCGCCTGCGCGAGGCGCGAGCCCTCGCGGGCCAGGATCAAGCTCGGGTTCTGCAGGATGGCGGCGGCGCGCGAGGTGAGGAGCGCGGTCAGGCGCTCCGGAGCCTCGAGGAAATCCAGCGCGTGTTGCGTCGGCGGCGTGTCGACCACGAGGAGGTCGTAATCGCCGCTGCCGGCGAGCGCGTGCAGCCGCTCCATCGCCATGTACTCCTGCGAGCCGGTGAGCGCGGTCGAGATGCTCTCGTAGATGCGGTTGGCGAGCACGCGCTCGGCGGCGGCGCGAGTCGGCGCGTAGCGCTCGATCAGCTCGTCGAAGGTGCGCTTGGTGTCGAGCACCATCGCGTCGAGCGAGCCGCCGTGCAGACGGCGCCCGAGCGGCACCCGGTGCGGCGCGCCGTCGGGGCTCGAGATGCCGAGCGCGTCGCGGAGCCGGCGCGCCGGGTCGATCGTGAGGACGGCGGTGCGTCGTCCGTGACCAGCGGCGGCGACGCCGAGCGCGGCCGCCGTGGTGGTCTTGCCGACGCCGCCGCTGCCGACGCACACGAGCAGCCGCTGGCGGCGCAGGAGCGCGACGACCGCCGCGGCCCCCGCGCAGCCGGGCGCGGAGCGTTCCTTCCCGCGCCGGTAGTCGATCGGACCGGTGTGGCGCTCGGGACCGTTCACGACGATGCTCGTCACGAGACCCGCCGGGAGCCGCGCGCGTGCGGCCGGGCGAGCGCGTCGGCCAGCGGCTCGAGCGTCGCGAGGGTGATGCGTCCGGGCGGCGCTTGGGGGAGGCACACCGGGCGCTCCGGCAACGCGTGCCGCAGGCGGCGGATCTGGCGCTCCGCCGCGCGTTGGCGCGCCAGGTTGAAACGCGCGACTCCGAGATGGGGTTGCCACGCGGGAGGGACCTCGGCCGGCTCCGCTCGCAGGCGGTGTGCCTCGACGCGCGTGAAGCGGAACGGATCGACCGCATTCACGATCACGGGGAGGAGCGCGACCCCGACCCGCATGAGCGCGGTCGCGAGTTCGAGCGTCTCGTTCACGGCCATTTCCTCGGCGCGCGTGACGACGGTGACGGCCGCCCGCTTCGGGTCGCCGAGCAGGAGCGCCAGGTCGCGCGCCGTGTTGGTGAGCGGACCGAAGGGCAGCATCTTGAGGAGCGCGCCCGGCGTCGAGAGCAGCGGCACCGAGTGCCCGGTGGCGGGCGCGTCGACGATCACGAGGTCGAAGCGGTGCCGCTTGCGCTTGAAGCCCGTGCGCTCGTCCTCCCATTCGGCGATGCGCACGAGCGTGAGGAAGTCCTCGAGGCCGGGCGCGGCCGCGGCCACGACGCGGAACGTATTGCTCTCGAGCAGTCGGCGGGCGAGCGCGCGGATGCGCAGCATGCCCGTCAGGAAATCCTCCATGATGACAGCCGGCGCGATCGCCGCGGCGGCGAGCTCGGGCGTGAGCTCGGTCGGGTCGGGCCCGAGCGTGAGGTCGCCGAGGTAGTCGCCGAGCCGGCCGAGCGGGTTGATCTCGACGACGAGCGTGCGCTTGCCGGCGCGCGCGGCGGCGAGCGCCAGGGCCGACGCGACCGCGGTCCGTCCGACGCCTCCCT
Above is a genomic segment from Deltaproteobacteria bacterium containing:
- a CDS encoding ATP-grasp domain-containing protein; its protein translation is MPKLRVGVVYDATDSGAEEAAEAKSSRRKRRRPKHDHEEIYDALKKTGHEPFYHTLDGTPDSLHSLATERADLYFNLTESYAGDDTKEMHVAAYLELVGRRYTGAGPQGLFLAQDKALAKKIFAFHGIRTPSFMTGHRGRLEWAHDIHFPVIVKPGLEDGSIGIRFSAVVGSLKELMERIDQVHADFDGPVLIEEYIEGREIYVAVLGNQDPEALPIVELDLSQLPEGTPRIAGTEVKWEEGTEVYRRTQPFFPDDLDDEVEAEIEQTAIAAYQALRLRDYGRIDIRLDAEGKAHVIECNPNPWLLSTAELAKAAKKSGRSHCDLITEIVQLAIARYGA
- a CDS encoding AAA family ATPase, coding for MLDAVLQRRLVFITGKGGVGRTAVASALALAAARAGKRTLVVEINPLGRLGDYLGDLTLGPDPTELTPELAAAAIAPAVIMEDFLTGMLRIRALARRLLESNTFRVVAAAAPGLEDFLTLVRIAEWEDERTGFKRKRHRFDLVIVDAPATGHSVPLLSTPGALLKMLPFGPLTNTARDLALLLGDPKRAAVTVVTRAEEMAVNETLELATALMRVGVALLPVIVNAVDPFRFTRVEAHRLRAEPAEVPPAWQPHLGVARFNLARQRAAERQIRRLRHALPERPVCLPQAPPGRITLATLEPLADALARPHARGSRRVS
- a CDS encoding ArsA family ATPase; amino-acid sequence: MTSIVVNGPERHTGPIDYRRGKERSAPGCAGAAAVVALLRRQRLLVCVGSGGVGKTTTAAALGVAAAGHGRRTAVLTIDPARRLRDALGISSPDGAPHRVPLGRRLHGGSLDAMVLDTKRTFDELIERYAPTRAAAERVLANRIYESISTALTGSQEYMAMERLHALAGSGDYDLLVVDTPPTQHALDFLEAPERLTALLTSRAAAILQNPSLILAREGSRLAQAALGAVLRGLERFTGFELLRDVAEFVGGLEEFSAGFQERAASVARFLRAPETSFVLVTTPESARVAETIAFHRELVRAGLPFAGFVVNRVLPPSLLGHPPFPDVQGAERADLALGKKLATLHRRFTALVRAERAEIERLRAAAPDALVVEIPLAPEEPSSLARLVGLSETFGPRG